A DNA window from Streptomyces bacillaris contains the following coding sequences:
- a CDS encoding spermidine synthase family protein: MDTSDGRSERLLIDAALAALPAGRTGPSVLIGGLGVGFSLVRAAEEERWGRIAVVEREQAIVDWHRRGPLDRISWAALADTRTEVLHTDLLDHLRTTTERYDALCLDIDNGPDWTVTEENGSLYSPTGLARCLDRLTPGGVLAVWSAQPSAEFEQALRNAGFTRVRTEEVAVARGVPDVVHLASKAS, translated from the coding sequence ATGGACACCTCCGACGGGCGCTCCGAGCGGCTGCTGATCGACGCGGCCCTGGCCGCCCTGCCCGCCGGGCGGACCGGCCCCTCCGTGCTGATCGGCGGGCTCGGGGTGGGCTTCTCGCTGGTGCGGGCGGCCGAGGAGGAGCGGTGGGGGCGGATCGCGGTCGTGGAGCGGGAGCAGGCGATCGTGGACTGGCACCGGCGGGGGCCGCTGGACCGGATCTCGTGGGCGGCGCTGGCCGATACCCGGACCGAGGTGCTGCACACGGATCTGCTCGACCACCTCCGTACCACCACGGAGCGTTACGACGCGCTCTGCCTGGACATCGACAACGGGCCGGACTGGACCGTCACGGAGGAGAACGGGAGCCTCTACTCCCCCACCGGGCTGGCCCGCTGTCTCGACCGGCTGACCCCGGGCGGGGTGCTCGCGGTCTGGTCCGCGCAGCCGTCGGCGGAGTTCGAACAGGCTTTGCGGAATGCCGGGTTCACCAGAGTTAGGACCGAAGAAGTGGCTGTTGCCCGAGGTGTGCCCGACGTGGTCCATCTCGCATCGAAGGCTTCCTGA
- a CDS encoding response regulator transcription factor, giving the protein MEQTHTTHNGVAATPGAQRRVLVVEDDATIVDAIAARLRAEGFLVQTALDGPAAVDAAEAWQPDLMVLDIMLPGFDGLEVCRRVQAQRPVPVLMLTARDDETDMLVGLGVGADDYMTKPFSMRELAARVHVLLRRVERAALAAVTPKSGMLRLGELEIDHAQRRVRVRAEDVHLTPTEFDLLVCLANTPRAVLSREQLLAEVWDWADASGTRTVDSHIKALRRKIGAERIRTVHGVGYALETPAP; this is encoded by the coding sequence ATGGAACAGACACACACCACCCACAACGGCGTCGCGGCCACCCCGGGGGCCCAGCGCCGGGTGCTGGTCGTCGAGGACGACGCCACGATCGTCGACGCTATTGCCGCCCGGCTGCGGGCGGAAGGCTTCCTGGTGCAGACCGCACTGGACGGGCCCGCGGCCGTGGACGCCGCCGAGGCCTGGCAGCCCGATCTGATGGTGCTCGACATCATGCTCCCGGGCTTCGACGGCCTGGAGGTCTGCCGCCGGGTGCAGGCGCAGCGCCCGGTGCCGGTGCTGATGCTGACCGCGCGCGACGACGAGACCGACATGCTGGTCGGGCTCGGGGTCGGCGCCGACGACTACATGACCAAGCCGTTCTCCATGCGGGAGCTGGCCGCCCGGGTGCACGTCCTGCTCCGCCGGGTGGAGCGCGCCGCGCTCGCCGCCGTGACTCCGAAGAGCGGGATGCTGCGCCTCGGTGAGCTGGAGATCGACCACGCGCAGCGCCGGGTGCGGGTGCGGGCGGAGGACGTCCACCTCACGCCGACCGAGTTCGACCTGCTGGTCTGCCTGGCCAACACCCCGCGCGCGGTGCTCTCCCGGGAGCAGCTGCTGGCCGAGGTCTGGGACTGGGCGGACGCCTCCGGGACCCGTACGGTCGACAGCCACATCAAGGCGCTCCGCCGGAAGATCGGCGCCGAGCGGATCCGTACGGTGCACGGCGTGGGGTACGCCCTGGAGACCCCGGCTCCATGA